Within the Equus przewalskii isolate Varuska chromosome 1, EquPr2, whole genome shotgun sequence genome, the region GAACCACAGGCAGGGCAGGGAACATGTCCAGTGGTGCCTGAGTTGCTTCATCTGAGTGGCAACGAGCCTGAGGACACAAGCTGGAGTCAGGTGCAGGCATCTCCCAGCCTTCACCATCCTTCCGAGGGCCCCGGCGGGAGCCCTTGGTCTCAGTGGGAATCCAGACCTGCCCTTGACCAGATAGACAAGTACAGAGACTGCACAATTCACTCAAGCCCTCTGGGTCTCAGGTTTTTCTCGTATAAAATGAGAACATTGGGATGACGGTTGTAATGCCAGGGGGACGCCGGTCTCCAGTAGACAAGGGTCTGGAATATCAttgcagctgggggaggggcggcgggaGGAGGCATCACCTTTGTCCAGTTGCACCCAAAACCCATGTGGAGGCTTCCTCATCTACAGCAACaccatgcaatatttgagacatacttaCACTTAACAAGTATTCATTGTTTATCCGAAATTCGGTTTTAACCggcatcctatattttatctggcagccctGCCTCAGACCCCATGCTCTCCTTGAGTCTCTGCCTagggctcccagcctccctgaAGCCTCAAGCAccctgcttctccctctctcccagcccagaTACCCCTCCTCAGTTAGAGGAAGAGAATGTTCTGTCTTGTCTCCATGCTGTTGGTAAGATACAAACTCTATGCTTACCTTGGGcttccattttgattttatttacttatttgcaggggaagattcaccacaagctaacatctgttgccgaccttcctcttttttccttctttttcccctgcAAAGCTCCAGGAcacagttgtgtatagttgtgagttcttctggttcttctatgtgagccaccgccacagcacggctaccgacagatgagtggtgtggtccCGGGcctgggaactaaacccaggccgccaaagcaaagtgtgccaacctttaaccactaggccatcagggctggctcggaGTTTTTCTTTGCTAGGCATGTTGCCTGCTTCTTGCTTTTTCATTCCTACTATAACTTTCCTTCTTCTGAAAACAATGTAGGTGTGGCCACCTCTGACTGACTAGGGAAAAGGTTGGGTGTGAGGATTCGAGGAAAGGAAAAGTTCAGAAACTAATTTTTTGAGACACTGTCTCTCTGTGCAACCATAACCATGGGGcatgttggggggtggggtggggaaggagggagtcGCACTGGGACCCCAAGGGGGTGGACGAGGTTTAATGTTCTAAGGGCGTCTTGTTTGGAATCTGGCTGTGTGCATTGATGAGgactgtttaaatatttaaaacaattagtAAGTTCACTTTTGGAATAGGAAATGCTTGTAAGTTATTGTTTTACTCCAACAGTAGAAAGCGGAAGTGAGTAAATTCTCACACCTACCCATCCCCAAGCCCCTTGTTTACCCCCTGGGGGCCAACATGAGGGCCAGTGCCTTTTGTCAAGCCAGACACAGGTCATGCACCCTTGGGCTCATTTGTCCTTTTGAGCTTGggacaagtttttgttttgtgccCAGGCTGTAGCTTCCAGTGTGCACtgttctgcttctctcccttATCCTCCTATCTTGCAGAGCATTCCAAGCCCACCCCATCTGAGGTCATCTTCAGATGGGTCACTGGAGGCagcaggggagaggcctcagTGTCTGTCCTGGGAGTGGGCCTGGCACCACACATTTGTGAAACACTTGGATAGCCCGTGGGAATGCTACCCTCCTGGAACTATTGGTCCAGATCACTAATTAATATTTACaagaacaatttaaaacttaacTTCGCATGTAGAAGAGAGTCcaaccagtggcatagctttaaGATTCCATCTGATCTTTGTTGGTGTAGTTAGAGCTGTTTCTACACACTCTTAATTAGTGTATACATGCCAACTTTTGTTTTGCCCCCCTTTAAGATCACTGCTCATAAACATTTCCCTGTACAGACATAAGATCATATCTTTTTGATTTGCAATGGAAAAACTGTGTCACTATTTTTTTCCATCACTCAAGCATCTATGGAGTTGATCTTTTTGCCAGAGTTCTCTCACTGGCGTTTGAATACAAAAAGGAATGTGAAATATGTCATCTGAAAACTGCTGATTAACTATTAAAATGGCTCAGCTCTCATTTGCTCTACATGTAAAGAGCAAAAGCAATAACAGTCGTGTATCCCCTCTTCAGCTTCAGAAGGTGGCAACTGGAGgaacaccccacccccaacccatcTTCGTCACACATGCCCTTCCTTGCAGGCTCTTGGCGTGGAAAGGATTTGTAAACTATGTCAAAGGCCAAGAGCCAAAAATCATGCTCTGTGCTAGCCAGGAGAAcactctcctccccagcctgtgCCTTCGTCCTGCCAGCTCTGACACCCCGGCTGCCTGGTATGACATCGTTGAGCAGGAGAGTGGGTACTTTGGTGGTCAGCTCTCCCCTCCATGATATTCGCTTAAATACTTACTGGACCAAGTTGGAAAAGAGTGCATGTGGTTCCCCAGTGGAGGAGGACAGGGCTGAATCTTCTTCAACACAGACTGCCCTCggaaattttactttaaagatgAATCTTGAGGCTGGTGCAGACATAGGCAACATGAGATACAGCATCACAACATGTAAGCCTGGAAGTGGAAGGATGTCATCCAATCAGAAGACATGGTAGTGGGTGAGCTGGTGTTGAACCCTGGAGCCCACCTGCTGGGCAGCAGCAAGTGTTAATCCTTTAGATGCTGGGTACCCAGCAGGGGCCCTGGAAAAGGACTGGGATAGCAAACAGTGGGAGCTCCAGCTACAGTCTGGTTATTGGGCTACAGTCTGGAAGGATGCCTGGGTTTCATTACCCAGTACAGCCATCACTGGGAGTACTGGCTGGGCATGAGCCCTAGGTGTAACCAAAGGGTGGGCTCCCATGGGTGGCCCTCACCTTCTTTCCATGCACCTTCCCTGAGGCCACCCTCAGCAATCCTTGTGCTCTGCAGAGATTTAACTCCACAGCAGGTTAATAAAAATGGAGGAACGTGCTAAAGACTTTGGGGGATCCAGGAGAGATCGTCCCCCAATATTCAGCAGAAGTGTAGCAATTCCTCAGGGACCACGCCCGCTCCTTCCCATCAGCGGCCTCCTCTGTCCTATCCTTTTCTGCCAGGCGGCCTCTAAAGACCTCTCTAGTGGCCCTGAGCAACTCAGCTCTGACGACGGGGACTGCATAACTTACAGTTCAAACTGGGTGCTCTGAAAGTGAAAAGGAGACTACCAACAGTCACGCCAGCCCCAAACTGGCAAACTGCAAACTTCCGTGGCTCTTGCTCTGATTTATACACCCCACTTGGCACGACAAGAGCTAGCGGTTTGCTAAATAGGTTTGCTATTTCTCCAGAACATTCTCCTTGGAGACAAGAACAGATTTCTCCCTGTGCGTCAATTTGGCTGctaagcaaatattttctccctagcCTTCCATATATATtgtcagaaggaagaaaggaaattaaaaagtggACATTTTATGGGCAGTCTTTGTGTACCAGGGGCTCCATGTTCAATGTCATTTAACTCAAGCCTCACAGGCCTGTGGGAAAGGTGgaatttcccccattttatagacaaggaaattaaggttcagagaggttccGGCTGGTTAGTGGCAGGGTCAGGATGCTAACCAGCTAACCAGCTTGAAGAGGACACTTTACCAATATTTCTAAAAGGGAAGAAGTGAGGTATATTAAGAAGGTCATTTACCCTTAAAACAAGAGTTTTTCATAAAGGACTCAGCTTCACACGGGGGACGCTTACCTCTTTCCTTCACAGGCCTTTTCCTTTTTGACGTTGGACccttttgagaatttttcatcAGTGGGCTGTTTCTGGTTGGTTTTGATAGccacatttttatttacatgCAAATTCACAGCAAGCAGCTTGCATGCAAATACTATACTAATTATTAAGCCTCTGTGGCTCATCAGAATGCCGTATCCTAATTGGTTGCAAGATTGCCGATAATCCACAATAGCCTGGCTTGGAGCTGCACCAATTTTTGCATCTGCATAATAAAAGGAAATGGGAGGCTGGGAGAGTGTGCACCTATTTTATACTTGTTTCTTCAAGGTCAAAGAATCTTTTATTCCCTACTCAATCTACATATTCATAAAGACCATTGTACAATTAATGAGATGGAAGATTAAATGGTTGCAGATTAAGAACAAACCCTACCGTTCTAATTAGAGTAAAAGTTACTTAGTCAATCAGATTAGAATTCCAAATTCAAACTAACTAACACAGAGGCATAACAATGCCAACACACACAGTCCTCCACCGGCAGCTTACACACAGTCACTGGAGCCTGGACAGCAAAGCCAGAAGCCCTGGTGATTATTTCCACCTTTGCAAAGACTCTTCTGCTGAAGATGGACCCCACTTGCTGAGTGCCCCTTGAGGCAGAAGAATGGAGGAGAGTAGAGGGAATCCCATGCTATCATAACAAGGCAACACTGCTTGACCCCATTggtgacagaggaagaaacagggtCTCCCCACATGGATTGGGTTGTAGATTTACCCCAGACTCCTCCTTGGGGAGCGTTTAGGAGTTTTGACAATCAAAGACACGTTAACAGATGAGGTCTCTGGGCACTGGGGTTGGATACACAGAGATTTAAGATGCAGTCCCTTCTGTCAGGGAGCTTGCAATTTCCTCTGGGATGTCAAGACCTGTCCAtctaaaaaggaacaaatggagAGCCTTCACCTAGCCTCCACGGACCCCCCCAGcagtgtttcttattttttttttctgctttttctccccaaatccccccagtacatagttgtatatttttagttgtgggtccttctagttgtggcatgtgggatgccgcctcaacgtggcctgatgagcagtgccacgtctgcgcccaggatccgaaccagcgaaaccctgggccgccacagcagagcgcgtgaacttaaccactcagccatggggccggcccccagcactGTTTCTTGACATGCAGTCCTGGAACCCACATCCAAACCACCCGGGACCCTGGCCAAAGTGCCGATTCCCTGGTCATGCCCCAGATCAGCTGGTAAGGCCTGGATATCTATATTTTTGACAagccccagatgattctgatgcacgctGTGGAAAACACTGGCTTGGAAGATCCATGGATGGACTTCAGAGAATCCATGAACTCCTAGATATTGaacatagcattttatttttatgtatatttatctgGGACATGGTTGAGAGCTTCCACCAGGCTCTAAAACGGTCAAAAAAAGGGTAGTAACCCCTGGGATAGAGGAAAGAGATTAGGAGAGCAGAATTCAGGCAAGCAGTGGACACTGGCGACCGTATACCCTGGGAGGGACCACAGACTCTGCAATTTAGAGGCCTCCCCTGAGCAGTGAGGTGTTGGCAGGTCTTTCCTTGCAGCGCCGGTGGTGCAGGCCACAGCCCCACAAGAGCTCGAGAAAAGAGGGTGCAAAGGACTGGCCTGGATGAGCTCTTTCTGGCAGAGAAGGGCTCAGCGGGTGGAGGGGATGTAGCCTGAGTACTAGCACACGG harbors:
- the LOC103559374 gene encoding uncharacterized protein isoform X2; protein product: MRTEIQTLQQQFQTRSLDQHSSNTRTHVRNEHSEACPRPAEADTRGLGPIGLFEQDSPEDPDAPWSLRTLEHREDAKIGAAPSQAIVDYRQSCNQLGYGILMSHRGLIISIVFACKLLAVNLHVNKNVAIKTNQKQPTDEKFSKGSNVKKEKACEGKRLTCCDAVSHVAYVCTSLKIHL